From a region of the Oryza sativa Japonica Group chromosome 6, ASM3414082v1 genome:
- the LOC4340921 gene encoding sphinganine C4-monooxygenase 1: protein MDPLSDEALAIVVPIVVYWLYSGLYMALGHSISMDKYRLHSKEEEDAKNLVSKRDVVMGVLLQQLVQAAVAAATFTLAGERRTTTATTASPSSWLAVAARFAVGMVVLDGWQYAWHRWMHTNRFLYRRVHSWHHRLVAPYAFGAQYNHPAEGLLLDTVGGAVAFLASGMSPRASVVFFSLCTAKGVDDHCGLWLPAASPLQRVFRNNAAYHDVHHQRRGGRYNFSQPFFVTWDKVLGTHMPYVVEERPGGGLQVRPVAMSPSSATAAAGASGK from the exons ATGGATCCCTTGTCGGATGAAGCGTTGGCCATCGTTGTTCCCATCGTGGTGTACTGGCTCTACTCTGGCTTGTACATGGCGCTCGGCCACTCCATCTCCATGGACAAGTATCGGCTGCAttccaaggaggaggaggatgccaAGAACTTGGTCTCCAAGCGCGACGTCGTCATGGGCGTCCTCCTCCAGCAGCTCGtccaggccgccgtcgccgccgccacattCACG CTCGCCGGCGAGAGgagaacgacgacggcgacgacggcgtcgccgtcgtcgtggctggcggtggcggcgcggttcgcggtgggcATGGTGGTGCTCGACGGGTGGCAGTACGCGTGGCACCGGTGGATGCACACCAACCGGTTTCTGTACCGGCGCGTCCACTCGTGGCACCACCGCCTCGTGGCGCCCTACGCGTTCGGCGCGCAGTACAACCACCCCGCCGAGGGCCTCCTCCTCGACAccgtcggcggcgccgtcgccttcctcgCCTCCGGCATGTCGCCGCGCGCCTCCGTCGTCTTCTTCTCGCTGTGCACGGCGAAGGGCGTCGACGACCACTGCGGCCtgtggctgccggcggcgagcccgcTCCAGCGCGTGTTCCGGAACAACGCCGCCTACCACGACGTGCACCatcagcgccgcggcggccggtaCAACTTCTCGCAGCCGTTCTTCGTGACGTGGGACAAGGTGTTAGGGACGCATATGCCCTACGTGGTAGAGGAGAGGCCTGGAGGAGGGCTCCAAGTGCGGCCGGTGGCcatgtcgccgtcgtcggcgactGCAGCGGCAGGCGCCAGCGGGAAATGA